The genomic segment TTTTTTATGCGAAAAATGCCGAAAGACACAAATTCAATCTCGACGCCGTCAGGACACGTTACAGTACCGGCACACTTTACCAGGCAAGGAGGAGGGATATCTCGTTCGGAAGGCCTACAAGGGTCAATGAGCTCGGCAAAGTTCCCGAAGATGTCTGGGAAATACCGATAATCAACAGCCAGGCCAGAGAAAGAACAGGTTTTCCGACGCAGAAACCCGAGGCATTGCTTGAGAAAATTGTAAAGGCTTCGTCATCGGAAGGAGACATTGTGGCGGATTTCTTTTCAGGCAGCGGAACGACCGCCGCAGTCGCGGAAAGACTCGGAAGGAGATGGATAGCTTCCGACATCTCTCCGGTTTCCATCCAGGCAATTTCGACCAGACTCTCGGGATTGAGTAAAGTTGAATCGGATCGGATGACAGGAGACAGGGAAGCCCGGATACTGTCGTGCGGCATAATCAGAAACAGCAGCCGTGAGGAAACTGTCTCGCGGCTCAGGGAGATAGCCGGTGTGATTGCAGCCGATTTCTTTTCGGTCATAATGCCGTCGAATCTGCTCGACGAAGGAGAAACCAGTACCGGTGACGAATGGGATGAAATAAGTGAACTGATGGAAGGGGGAGGCAGAAATAAATGGGTAATATGCAATGGATTTGATGAGAAAAGGGTAGTGGCCGAACGATTCTGTCCTGACGACTGCTGCATCCTGATCAGCACGGTTAATCCCCACAGCGACATGCTGCTCGGCACTGACAAATTCGTCAGATTGAATGTCCCCCCGGAAATCGGTATAGTGAAAGATCCGCGGGAAAACGGGACGATACGCGTATTTGCCAGGTCGAGGGATAACAGCAGGCTTGAGAGTGTCAGGTTTTTTGATGCCAGCGGTGGCGATATTCCTCTGCAGATGAGCACAGGCCGCGATGGCGTCGAGTTCGCGGTCCGGCAGGAAAGAGCGGAAAACTGCAATCCGGAAAGATGTTTTGTGAGGGATACCAACGGAAGCATGGCGTTGATGATTTTTCACTGAACAGAATCAGGTTCGGGTATCCGGACGGAGAATTCAGCCGTATTCATCCTTCCACCTGAGCAGGAGATTTTCCCAGCTTACCGACTGCGATATACCGCCCTTGCCAGAAAGGGACATGGCCGCCATTGTGTTTCCTATCTGCACGGCGCTGATCATGTCTTTCTTCCTGTAGAGAGCAGCATAGAAACCCGCCCTGAATGCGTCTCCTGCGCCTATTGTGTCAACCAGCTGTTCAACAGACGCAGCCCTGACGACATGAGATGAATCTGACGTGATTACATATGTGCCCTTCCTGCCCGCTGTTTTCAGCACGGTACGGCAGTAATCAGCCAGTTCATTCTCATTTTTCAGCGACATGAGCTTCACAGCGGTCCTGATTTCCTTCTCGTTGCTGAAAAAAATATTGCAGCCCGAAAGGAGCTCCCTGAATATGCCCGGTGCGTACCTGTAACTGATCTCCTGCCCCGGATCGAAATTGTAATCCGTCCCTGCAACAGCCCGTCTGTATCGCCGGGGATCGCCTGTTGCAACATGAACTACCGAGCTGTCTGCGACTGCATGCTCCCAAAGCGGCAGTTCGGATGTGCTGTCCATCGCTCCCTGTTCAATGACATACGACTGCTCTCTGCCGTCATCGAATATGTGGCACCTCGGTGTTCTGTCGCTCCTGCATACAATTGCATCATATGTGTCGACTGCATTTTCATTGAGCAGGCTTGAGAACGATGCATCAAAATCTTCGCCAAGATAGCATCCCAGCGCTGTCGGGACGCCCAGCCGTGCCGAATGCACTGCGATATTCCCGGCGGTGCCCCCGAACTGAATTTCCACAGATTCTGCATTAATCGACCTTCCCGGGGAAGGAAGCCTGGGAACCCTGTAGATAATGTCCATGTTGACATGCCCCAGCACGCCCAGGTAATTCTTCCTCCTCCGCCTTTTCCCGAGTCTTGACCACTCTTTCATGTTCCCATTGTCCAGGAGGAAAGGTAGTTCTTCTGAACTTCAGTGAGTGAATCTATGCCGATGCCGAGTGCACGCAGCTTCATACGTGCAAGTTCCGCATCGACCTCCCTCGGCAGGACATGAACACCCGGCTCCATCCTGCCTCTGTTTTCTGCCAGAAACTCCGCGCCCCTTGCCTGCAGTGAAAAGCTCAGATCCATTATTTCAGCGGGATGCCCCTGTCCTGCTACGAGATTGACCAGGCGGCCATCGGCGAGCAGATTGATCTTTTTCCCGTTTTCAAGCGTATGCTCTTCCACATATTCCCTGACCTGCTTTCCGCTGCTCTTCTTTCGAAGCGCTTCAACATCTATCTCCAAGTTGAAGTGGCCCGCATTGGAAAGAATGCAGCCGCTTTTTGCCTTCAGCATGTGATCGTATGTCACCACATCCCTGCAGCCGGTGGCTGTAATGACGAAGTCGGCATTTGCGATGGCCCTGTCCATGCTGGAAACCTCGAAACCGTCCATGTTTGCCTCAACTGCCTTGACGGGATCAATCTCCGTGACGGTAACAATTGCGCCCATACCGCGTGCTCTCTGGGCTATGCCTCTTCCGCACCAGCCGTATCCGGCAACGACTGTCCTTTTGCCTGCAAGAAGGAGGTTGGTTGCATTCATTATGCCGTCAAAAGATGACTGCCCTGTTCCATACCTGTTGTCAAAGAGATATTTCATGTACGAATCGTTGACTGCGAGAACAGGAAAACGCAGTTTTCCTTCATTTGCCATCGCCTTGAGCCTGACGACGCCTGTTGTCGTCTCCTCATTCCCTCCGATGATTTTTCCAAGCAGTTCCTTTCTTCCCGTATGCACCATCGCTATCAAATCCGCTCCGTCATCAATGAGTATATCTGGTCTAATGTCCAGCACGGAGTTCAGATTGGAATAATACTCTTCACCGGTTTCACCCTTTCTGGCATGCGTTTCGAGACCGAAATGCCCGTTCAGGGCTAAAGACACAGAATCGTCCGTGGACAGCGGATTGCAGCTGGCAAGCCTTACTTCAGCACCGGCCTCTCTAAGCGCCAGGGCAAGGCATGCAGTTTTAGCTTCGACATGAAGGGCCATCGCGATCTTCAGACCTTTAAGCATACCCCTTTCTGCTATTCGCCTGGAAGTCAGAGAAAGGACGTCCATATGCGTTTTAGCCCATTCGATCCGCCTGATTCCCTTCTCGAGAATATCCTTATCCGTTGAACCACCAGAACCGGGCATGTATTGAAGAGCGTTATTATTTTAATTGCTACTGAAGCAGAATAACGGCACTTAGAACTGAAGAGGAAAAATCAGGATATCTTCTGGAATATCTCCGAAATCTCCCGTTCGATTATGGAAGTGAATTCGCGGGTAACATCCTCCTTCATGTCAGGCGGTATCATCTCAAGGCCAATTCTTGCAGCTATCTTACCCAGGCGCATCATGGCATACCCCTCCTTTATTCTGGCTTCAATAAGATCCTCAACAGCGATCTTTATCTGTTCCTTCAATGCCGGATCTTTCTCGATCCTCGACATTATCCTTTTTTTTATTTCGTCCTTGACGATATCCTGCATCGCCTGGACGAAAACACTCTCGGTGTCCATCAGCTTAAATGATTCGCGTGTGAGTTTGGTGACTATATCTTCAGGCATCCTGATGCGCTCTCCCTGCCAGGTAACATGGATGTATTGCACTATATTATGATAAGTCTTTAGTTTTCGCAGTGCTGCAAAGGAACAGCGCCTGCATCCATCCACCTTTCCCCTGCCGTACTACCTATCACAATATGAGCACAAAGAACTTAATCTAATAACGCAAATGGCAGCCGGTAATGAGTGAAAAAGATTATTCCGGGATCGATATTGCCGTGATTGATAACGGGGGGCAGTGGACGCACAGGGAATACAGGGTTATCAGGGATCTTGGCGCAGTGGTCAAAATCGTCCCGAACACTGCCGATTTTTCACAGATTGCAAATGCAGACGGAATAGTCCTTAGCGGTGGTTCCCCCAGCGTCGGTCTTCAGCCGGAGAGAATGGGCAACGCAGGCAAATTCGTAGACTTGTTCCCTGGGCCAGTAATGGGCATCTGTGTAGGTCATCATTTTCTTGCCCACCATCTCGGCGGAAAGGTGGGACGCGGTCTGAGCGCCGAATACGGAAGGGCACGACTTGAGGTAATAGAGAACAGGGGGATACTTGCAGGGTTGCCGCCTTCATTTACTGTTTGGGAGTCGCACAAGGATGAGGTAAAAGCACTGCCGCCGGGTTTCGTTTCCCTGGCAAGGACGGGTGTGTGTGAGATAGAGGCGATGATGTCTGCAGACAGGCAGATATTCGGTGTTCAGTTCCATCCTGAGGTCGAAGATACTGAAAACGGATTGCAGATATTCATCAACTTCCTTGAGGAAGTATCAAAATGGAAATCAGCAGGGAACTAATTGATGTACTCTCAGAAACAATCGAGAGAAGAAGAAAGGATGAAACGTTTGAGAGGACGCTTGGAAAAGTCCTGAGGCGAAGGAAACTGCCGTTTTCCGCATACATTGACCTTATGTCTTTTCTCAGAAGCGAGATGCAAAAGGGACTGACCGCTGACGACGCGGCAAGGAGTCTATGCTCAGAATATGCCGAAAAGAAATAGTATCAGAATGAGCGCAGCCATTATTCCGGCAGCAGCAAACATGTAACGGAGAATTTTCGTGTCGCTGCCAAAGATTATAGGCAC from the Candidatus Sysuiplasma jiujiangense genome contains:
- a CDS encoding GMP synthase subunit A codes for the protein MSEKDYSGIDIAVIDNGGQWTHREYRVIRDLGAVVKIVPNTADFSQIANADGIVLSGGSPSVGLQPERMGNAGKFVDLFPGPVMGICVGHHFLAHHLGGKVGRGLSAEYGRARLEVIENRGILAGLPPSFTVWESHKDEVKALPPGFVSLARTGVCEIEAMMSADRQIFGVQFHPEVEDTENGLQIFINFLEEVSKWKSAGN
- a CDS encoding adenosylhomocysteinase, whose product is MPGSGGSTDKDILEKGIRRIEWAKTHMDVLSLTSRRIAERGMLKGLKIAMALHVEAKTACLALALREAGAEVRLASCNPLSTDDSVSLALNGHFGLETHARKGETGEEYYSNLNSVLDIRPDILIDDGADLIAMVHTGRKELLGKIIGGNEETTTGVVRLKAMANEGKLRFPVLAVNDSYMKYLFDNRYGTGQSSFDGIMNATNLLLAGKRTVVAGYGWCGRGIAQRARGMGAIVTVTEIDPVKAVEANMDGFEVSSMDRAIANADFVITATGCRDVVTYDHMLKAKSGCILSNAGHFNLEIDVEALRKKSSGKQVREYVEEHTLENGKKINLLADGRLVNLVAGQGHPAEIMDLSFSLQARGAEFLAENRGRMEPGVHVLPREVDAELARMKLRALGIGIDSLTEVQKNYLSSWTMGT